The following are encoded together in the Pararhizobium qamdonense genome:
- a CDS encoding SOS response-associated peptidase — translation MCNLYNLTSNQQAIRDFIDITRYREGNLPPSINVHPDRPGPIVRVDVDGERELAMSVWGMPTPEEHLDGKPDKGVTNVRQTWIPHWQQWLGVEHRCLVPATAFSEYEQVADLETGKKPLRWFVVNEDQPVFALAGIHTTWTGARGPIKAPREGEHDIYAFLTTNPNEIVKPIHPKAMPVLLTTKEECEIWMTADWKEAKKLQRPLPEERMTVLPRYTAVGGLGGHPSQTADLFSA, via the coding sequence ATGTGTAACCTGTACAATCTGACAAGCAATCAGCAGGCTATCCGGGATTTTATCGATATCACCAGATATCGAGAGGGCAATCTGCCTCCCTCCATCAATGTCCACCCCGACCGTCCCGGGCCGATTGTTCGTGTCGATGTCGACGGTGAACGGGAACTGGCGATGTCGGTCTGGGGCATGCCAACCCCGGAAGAGCACCTTGACGGCAAGCCGGACAAGGGCGTCACAAATGTGCGCCAGACATGGATCCCGCACTGGCAGCAATGGCTTGGTGTGGAACACCGTTGCCTTGTGCCGGCCACCGCGTTCAGCGAGTACGAACAAGTGGCCGACCTGGAAACGGGCAAGAAGCCCCTGCGCTGGTTCGTCGTGAACGAAGACCAACCGGTGTTCGCCCTGGCCGGCATTCATACGACATGGACTGGTGCCCGCGGTCCGATCAAAGCACCGCGTGAGGGTGAGCACGATATCTACGCGTTCCTGACGACCAACCCCAATGAGATCGTCAAACCAATCCATCCCAAAGCCATGCCGGTCCTTCTGACAACGAAAGAGGAATGTGAGATCTGGATGACTGCGGACTGGAAGGAGGCCAAGAAGCTCCAGCGACCGCTTCCGGAAGAGAGAATGACGGTTCTGCCGCGATACACGGCGGTCGGCGGCCTTGGCGGGCATCCCAGCCAGACCGCAGACCTGTTTTCCGCGTGA
- a CDS encoding DUF3991 and toprim domain-containing protein: MEKNDIEKLRTRVGCAAVLEHEGFAIDRKESTRRAVKFRRDDDIIIVIHDDRGWFDARSDFKGDVFALASYLRGIGFAEALTMVGDLVAFQPTAPTWEKPIGCTQTMASVADRWNHRKRPWRGSATWNYLRQGRALPWQVISAAIDADVLREGPYGSMWAKHVDEAGAVIGWEERGLDWRGFSTGGAKALFRFGKVDARRICVTEAAIDALSLAAIEQTRPDTLYVSTGGGWSPLTAQALEKLASRDGAWLVAATDNNVQGEVFADRLRQMAECATCDFSRLRPPCEDWNEELKERRERGELPHTRTAHQG, encoded by the coding sequence ATGGAAAAGAATGACATCGAAAAGTTGCGTACCCGGGTGGGCTGCGCAGCAGTGCTTGAGCATGAGGGCTTTGCGATAGACCGGAAAGAGAGCACACGCCGGGCAGTCAAATTCCGGCGCGACGACGATATCATCATCGTAATTCACGACGACAGGGGCTGGTTCGACGCCCGTTCGGATTTCAAGGGCGATGTGTTTGCACTCGCAAGCTATCTGCGTGGGATCGGCTTTGCCGAGGCCCTGACCATGGTTGGCGATCTCGTCGCGTTTCAGCCAACCGCACCGACCTGGGAAAAACCTATCGGTTGCACGCAAACAATGGCTTCGGTCGCTGACCGCTGGAACCATAGAAAACGGCCGTGGCGCGGATCGGCGACATGGAACTACCTCCGACAGGGACGGGCTTTGCCATGGCAGGTCATCTCTGCGGCGATCGATGCAGACGTTCTTCGCGAAGGACCCTACGGCTCGATGTGGGCAAAGCATGTCGATGAGGCGGGCGCCGTCATCGGCTGGGAGGAGCGCGGTCTGGACTGGCGCGGGTTTTCCACCGGCGGCGCCAAGGCGCTCTTCCGGTTTGGAAAGGTGGATGCCCGTCGGATCTGCGTCACAGAGGCGGCGATCGACGCGCTCAGTCTGGCGGCAATCGAACAGACGAGACCCGACACGCTTTATGTCAGCACAGGTGGCGGCTGGTCGCCGTTGACCGCTCAGGCGTTGGAAAAACTGGCTTCCCGGGATGGCGCGTGGCTGGTGGCGGCGACCGACAACAATGTCCAGGGAGAAGTCTTCGCCGATCGCCTGCGCCAGATGGCGGAATGCGCCACTTGCGATTTCTCGCGACTGAGGCCGCCATGTGAAGACTGGAATGAGGAATTGAAGGAGAGGAGGGAGAGAGGAGAGCTGCCGCATACGCGGACAGCGCATCAAGGGTGA
- a CDS encoding DUF1419 domain-containing protein — protein MFVSPAIRKVFEGVASRHEMYALFNRHSQSPFDDNRINGTRYIGEWFEISEAEHDHMFEILPPLFYRGDIFAMREFLAASVTSVFFALTIDDRSRWFHGYCDLSDRQSPDRMRAEIITRESRPVRAMNRQEKLDHIWSATSPDFRGYADARFPADLRNRQTVLVYPSAHGKIWKLLDDLTDEEIAAKLPVQFRLLPETIAA, from the coding sequence ATGTTCGTTTCTCCAGCAATTCGTAAAGTGTTCGAAGGCGTCGCCAGCCGCCACGAAATGTACGCCCTGTTCAATCGCCATAGCCAATCGCCGTTCGACGATAACAGGATAAATGGCACGCGATATATCGGCGAGTGGTTTGAGATATCAGAAGCCGAACACGACCACATGTTCGAAATTCTGCCGCCGCTGTTCTATCGCGGTGATATCTTCGCCATGCGCGAATTTTTGGCCGCCAGCGTCACCAGTGTCTTTTTCGCGCTGACGATCGATGATCGCTCCCGCTGGTTTCACGGCTATTGCGATCTGAGCGATCGTCAGTCGCCCGACCGGATGCGCGCCGAGATCATCACCCGCGAATCCCGGCCGGTGCGTGCCATGAACCGACAGGAAAAGCTCGATCATATCTGGAGCGCGACCAGTCCGGATTTCCGCGGCTATGCCGACGCTCGCTTTCCAGCCGATCTGCGCAATCGCCAGACCGTGCTCGTCTATCCCTCAGCTCACGGCAAGATCTGGAAGCTGCTCGACGATCTGACCGACGAGGAGATCGCCGCAAAACTGCCGGTGCAGTTCCGTCTCCTTCCAGAAACCATTGCTGCCTGA
- a CDS encoding ATP-dependent DNA ligase encodes MTRGGHDWTDRFPAIAAAARKLGVGTAILDGEAVVPDAEGRSDFGALQRSLGGRGGKKASEDASLYAFDLLYFDGHDLTKMELSGRRHLLGDLIGENEGAIRVSQKIEVDGATLLEAAREHGLEGIIAKHRDSAYHSGRLGDWLKIKCIQSESFVIVGYEPSAVARGGIGSLLLAAYQGDAFVYVPLLLADPSDDLGAMQSFAENIAREPLNPVDQWRAIERLVALGWTEESIAMALALPSRQIRKLRLLANILPAMLDQMARGDMPNEQQLRTIAAAGQDEQAEVWKKYKPKKQDPQVSWWEVARALTTTRMLAKHASFGDDLALAYGITWVEDLFAPADEDSRYTTDVEAFLGAQQEWLSNNLPKRGSVIEANEYGQAKLPSKAQQVYGKPGKGDLTGWYINARDGSVQSVAYRMPEAKKPKLVKDADGVETVVEEVEAPKARPDVTQKGLDMIGDLRTDALHEALARAPIEDDTLMALLILAFTGTNVSIASGASDNPYGHAKCGPHAARLIGEDGKLSFDRETLVQAARSVLIEALSLRRNRSDSGLVARIAGDSVGADQFLPNMATEDFLSCLSRTALEATAETAGVPGRIKVKATRAALVEHFAEGKLVHPAALLAPSAEEVRSWVGRYTSVDSGLEDAGDVPDTIEDQLSGGDIVDHSAAEEEADEGFREAAE; translated from the coding sequence ATCACCCGTGGCGGTCATGACTGGACCGACAGGTTTCCGGCAATCGCCGCCGCTGCGCGCAAGCTTGGCGTCGGAACGGCCATTCTCGATGGGGAAGCCGTCGTCCCTGATGCCGAGGGCCGCTCGGACTTCGGGGCGCTGCAGCGTTCGCTTGGCGGGCGTGGGGGCAAAAAAGCATCTGAGGATGCGAGCCTCTACGCTTTCGACCTGTTGTATTTCGATGGCCATGACCTGACGAAGATGGAATTGTCCGGACGTCGTCACTTGCTGGGAGACCTGATCGGCGAAAACGAAGGAGCGATCCGCGTCTCGCAGAAGATCGAAGTGGATGGCGCGACACTTCTGGAGGCCGCGCGAGAGCACGGTCTGGAAGGCATCATCGCCAAGCACCGCGACAGTGCCTATCATTCGGGCCGGCTCGGCGACTGGCTGAAGATCAAATGCATCCAGAGCGAAAGCTTTGTGATTGTCGGATACGAGCCATCCGCTGTGGCACGCGGCGGGATCGGCAGCCTGTTGCTTGCGGCATACCAGGGCGACGCGTTCGTCTATGTCCCGCTGCTGCTGGCAGATCCCTCAGACGATCTCGGCGCCATGCAGTCCTTTGCGGAAAACATCGCCCGCGAACCGCTGAACCCGGTCGACCAATGGCGCGCCATCGAGCGGCTGGTGGCTCTCGGATGGACCGAGGAGTCGATCGCCATGGCGCTGGCACTTCCGAGCCGGCAGATCCGCAAACTCCGGCTTCTGGCCAATATCCTGCCCGCCATGCTCGACCAGATGGCGCGTGGCGATATGCCGAACGAGCAGCAGCTGCGCACGATCGCCGCCGCCGGTCAGGACGAACAGGCCGAGGTCTGGAAGAAGTACAAGCCGAAGAAGCAGGATCCGCAGGTGTCTTGGTGGGAGGTGGCTCGCGCACTGACCACGACCCGGATGCTCGCGAAACATGCAAGTTTCGGCGACGATCTGGCTTTGGCTTATGGCATCACCTGGGTCGAGGACCTGTTTGCACCCGCTGACGAGGACAGCCGCTATACGACAGACGTCGAGGCGTTTCTCGGTGCGCAGCAGGAATGGCTCTCCAACAATCTGCCGAAGCGTGGTTCGGTCATCGAGGCCAATGAATACGGCCAGGCCAAGCTGCCGTCCAAGGCACAACAGGTCTACGGCAAGCCGGGCAAGGGTGACCTGACCGGCTGGTACATCAACGCGCGCGACGGCTCGGTTCAGTCGGTTGCCTATCGCATGCCGGAGGCGAAGAAGCCGAAGTTGGTCAAGGATGCCGATGGTGTCGAGACTGTCGTGGAGGAGGTCGAAGCTCCGAAAGCACGGCCCGATGTGACCCAGAAGGGTCTCGACATGATCGGCGACTTGCGGACGGACGCTCTGCACGAGGCGCTTGCCCGTGCGCCGATCGAGGACGATACGCTGATGGCGCTGCTCATTCTGGCCTTCACCGGCACCAATGTCAGCATTGCCAGCGGCGCATCGGACAATCCCTATGGTCATGCGAAATGCGGCCCGCATGCTGCTAGGCTGATTGGCGAGGACGGCAAGCTGTCCTTCGATCGCGAGACACTGGTGCAGGCTGCGCGCTCGGTCCTGATCGAGGCGCTGTCGCTTCGCCGCAATCGCTCCGACAGCGGACTGGTCGCCCGCATTGCCGGGGACTCCGTCGGCGCTGATCAATTCTTGCCCAATATGGCGACCGAAGACTTCCTCTCCTGCCTGTCACGCACTGCGCTGGAGGCGACCGCGGAAACGGCGGGCGTGCCCGGTCGGATCAAGGTGAAGGCTACCCGCGCGGCTCTGGTCGAGCATTTTGCCGAGGGAAAGCTGGTGCATCCAGCAGCGCTGCTCGCGCCATCCGCTGAGGAGGTGCGATCGTGGGTCGGACGCTACACCAGCGTCGACAGCGGATTGGAGGATGCTGGCGACGTTCCCGATACGATCGAAGATCAGCTCTCAGGTGGTGACATTGTGGACCATTCTGCGGCCGAGGAAGAGGCGGACGAAGGTTTCCGCGAGGCTGCCGAATAG
- a CDS encoding DUF7007 domain-containing protein, with the protein MATEKAVHQAELRALDRPTIQAGASTPWGTAQVSRRYADGIVLHSTAGHGGFHLAENANTIVHALYRNDTEFYEEDCEWAKVAHAFPDLFTTYERRLADRTLRD; encoded by the coding sequence ATGGCCACAGAAAAAGCAGTGCATCAGGCTGAACTAAGGGCATTGGACCGGCCGACGATACAAGCAGGAGCGTCGACGCCTTGGGGCACGGCACAGGTCTCGCGACGATATGCCGACGGTATCGTTCTGCATTCGACCGCCGGCCATGGTGGTTTCCATCTCGCCGAGAATGCCAATACCATCGTCCATGCCCTCTATCGTAATGACACCGAGTTTTACGAAGAGGATTGTGAATGGGCGAAGGTTGCCCATGCTTTCCCGGATCTATTCACGACCTATGAACGTCGGTTGGCCGATCGGACGCTTCGCGACTAA
- a CDS encoding NAD(P)-dependent oxidoreductase — protein sequence MTASVTDKYFSAAPKILVLGATGPTGPHIVSQAVSCGYDVTLLVRSPEKAADMKGAKIVVGDARDETVLRQAVKGRDAVISALGTPASPFREVTLLSTATRALVSAMKAEHVSRLVTITGMGAGDSAGHGGLLSDNLIFPLLLRKVYADKNRQEAIIRDSGLDWTIVRPTVLNNKPRHETIQTLTDFSQFRGGSISRENVATFVLDQVTTDHWLRKSPLITW from the coding sequence ATGACCGCTTCCGTCACTGACAAGTATTTCTCCGCCGCACCGAAGATCCTGGTCCTTGGCGCGACTGGACCAACCGGCCCCCATATCGTGAGCCAGGCCGTCAGCTGCGGCTACGATGTCACGCTCCTGGTGCGCTCGCCGGAAAAGGCCGCAGACATGAAGGGAGCGAAGATCGTCGTTGGAGACGCCCGTGACGAGACGGTGCTGCGCCAGGCCGTCAAGGGTCGCGATGCCGTGATCAGCGCGCTCGGCACACCCGCAAGCCCGTTTCGCGAGGTCACACTTCTTTCGACCGCGACCCGAGCGCTTGTCAGCGCCATGAAGGCGGAACACGTTTCGCGTCTTGTCACCATTACCGGTATGGGCGCTGGCGATAGCGCAGGGCACGGCGGTCTCCTCTCTGACAACTTAATCTTCCCTCTGCTCCTGCGAAAGGTCTACGCGGATAAAAACAGGCAGGAAGCCATCATCAGGGACAGCGGACTCGATTGGACCATCGTCCGTCCCACCGTTCTCAATAACAAGCCTCGTCACGAGACAATCCAGACGCTCACGGATTTCAGCCAGTTCCGCGGGGGCTCCATCTCGCGCGAAAACGTTGCGACCTTCGTGCTGGATCAAGTCACCACGGATCATTGGTTGCGCAAGTCGCCGTTGATCACCTGGTAG
- a CDS encoding AtaL-like protein, with amino-acid sequence MSKDNRDDLFDRNPVNPEGETKLTREQVWKDLELKARDPRLFLPPGLCTRCNVVEESAVHFVREATIAGSDIREIITLEPQSKITFFQATGPREGAIINELFENEAGALQLKFYCYLGLRGKPPNGSEEQAEQTQFDSEKGYKFALLSTLKRTRELLAEGRL; translated from the coding sequence ATTTCAAAGGACAACCGTGATGATCTATTCGACCGCAACCCGGTAAATCCGGAAGGCGAAACAAAACTCACCCGGGAGCAGGTCTGGAAGGACCTCGAACTGAAGGCGCGCGACCCGCGCCTGTTTCTCCCGCCCGGCCTTTGCACCCGCTGCAACGTCGTCGAGGAAAGCGCTGTCCATTTCGTGCGCGAAGCCACTATTGCCGGTTCCGACATCAGGGAAATCATCACCCTCGAGCCACAGAGCAAAATCACCTTCTTCCAGGCAACCGGCCCACGCGAAGGCGCCATTATCAATGAACTATTCGAGAACGAAGCAGGCGCACTGCAACTGAAGTTTTACTGCTACCTCGGCCTGCGCGGCAAGCCGCCGAACGGCTCGGAAGAACAGGCCGAGCAGACGCAGTTCGACAGTGAAAAGGGCTACAAGTTCGCGCTGCTGTCGACGCTGAAGCGGACCCGAGAACTGCTCGCGGAAGGCAGGCTCTGA
- a CDS encoding SDR family oxidoreductase, with protein sequence MTILVTGATGNIGGQVIQHLVNSGADVRALVRDPSKANFPAGVAVVKGDFLDVDALRTAFDGVSTLFLLNAVAPDEFTQALIALNVAHSAGIERIVYLSVIHPDVYVNVPHFAGKFGVERMIEQMGINATILRPAYFIQNDLTIKDVITGYGVYPMPVGTKGLAMIDVRDIAEIAAIELLRRERAAQPLPTYRINLVGPDTLTGTAIAAIWSDVLGRQINYGGGDTAAFEQNLKQFMPPWMAYDMRIMGERFLTDGMLPEGGDVERLTTLLGRPLRSYRDFASETVAAA encoded by the coding sequence ATGACCATTCTCGTTACCGGCGCCACCGGCAATATCGGCGGCCAAGTCATCCAGCATCTCGTCAATAGCGGCGCTGATGTCCGCGCTCTCGTCCGCGACCCTTCCAAGGCCAATTTCCCGGCAGGTGTTGCCGTCGTCAAAGGTGACTTTCTCGACGTCGATGCCCTGCGCACGGCCTTCGACGGTGTGTCGACGCTCTTCCTGCTGAACGCTGTCGCACCAGACGAGTTCACCCAGGCTTTGATCGCCCTCAACGTCGCCCACTCGGCTGGCATCGAACGCATCGTCTACCTGTCGGTCATTCACCCTGATGTCTACGTGAACGTGCCGCACTTCGCCGGCAAGTTTGGCGTCGAACGGATGATCGAGCAGATGGGCATAAACGCCACCATCCTACGTCCGGCATACTTCATCCAGAACGATCTGACGATCAAGGACGTCATCACCGGCTATGGCGTCTACCCGATGCCCGTCGGGACCAAGGGCCTTGCCATGATCGACGTCCGCGATATCGCGGAGATTGCTGCAATTGAACTGCTGCGACGCGAACGGGCCGCACAGCCGCTTCCGACCTATCGCATCAACCTCGTCGGCCCTGACACACTCACCGGCACGGCTATCGCTGCTATCTGGTCGGATGTTCTTGGCCGTCAGATCAACTATGGCGGCGGCGATACGGCAGCTTTCGAACAGAACCTCAAGCAGTTCATGCCGCCGTGGATGGCCTATGACATGCGCATCATGGGCGAGCGCTTCCTGACAGATGGCATGCTGCCTGAAGGCGGCGATGTCGAGCGCCTGACGACGCTTCTCGGCCGTCCGCTCCGCTCTTATCGAGATTTTGCCTCGGAAACCGTGGCCGCTGCCTGA
- a CDS encoding LysR family transcriptional regulator, whose amino-acid sequence MDLVALADFNLVARHGGFGKASRASGRPKATLSRRVTELEAALQLRLFERGARNLKLTEEGRALHERTAALLTELDETAATIAAGGDKPRGRLRISAPLLFSQTAMGRIAAGFALKYPDVRLEVTTEDRAVDMIEEGYDLVIRVNPDPDESLVGRAFLHDRLVVVASPDLPRPVADLPAPGVVRVAGDRQTWSVVTSEEPATIGIEPILALSSLIMVRDAVRTGVGAARMPISLVSHDLADGTLLHWGDIEGSEIALWALYPSRRLLSARVSAFLDFLKQAFPNGTPDELAAYIGR is encoded by the coding sequence ATGGATCTCGTCGCACTTGCCGATTTCAACCTTGTCGCGCGTCACGGCGGTTTCGGCAAAGCGTCGCGGGCGTCTGGGCGCCCAAAGGCGACCTTGTCTCGACGGGTGACCGAACTGGAGGCTGCCCTTCAGCTTCGCCTATTTGAACGTGGCGCGCGCAACCTCAAACTCACCGAGGAAGGACGCGCCCTTCATGAGCGGACAGCCGCTCTGCTGACGGAGCTCGACGAAACGGCGGCCACCATCGCGGCGGGCGGGGACAAGCCGCGCGGCAGGTTACGGATCAGCGCGCCGCTTTTGTTTTCGCAGACAGCCATGGGTCGGATCGCGGCCGGCTTTGCACTGAAATATCCCGACGTGCGGTTGGAAGTCACGACGGAGGACCGGGCTGTCGACATGATCGAGGAAGGCTATGACCTCGTCATCCGGGTCAATCCGGACCCGGACGAAAGTCTGGTCGGCCGAGCCTTTCTGCATGATCGTCTGGTCGTCGTGGCAAGCCCCGACCTTCCCCGCCCAGTGGCCGATCTCCCGGCGCCAGGTGTCGTGCGCGTGGCGGGCGATCGGCAGACCTGGAGCGTCGTGACTTCAGAAGAACCCGCGACGATCGGGATCGAGCCCATCCTCGCACTGTCTTCACTCATCATGGTTCGGGATGCCGTGCGAACGGGCGTCGGCGCTGCTCGTATGCCGATTTCGCTGGTGAGCCACGATCTAGCCGACGGCACTTTGCTGCACTGGGGCGATATCGAGGGCTCCGAGATCGCGCTGTGGGCGCTCTATCCATCGCGTCGATTGCTCAGCGCGCGTGTCTCCGCCTTCCTGGATTTTTTAAAGCAGGCTTTTCCCAACGGAACGCCCGATGAACTAGCGGCCTACATCGGCAGGTGA
- a CDS encoding SDR family oxidoreductase has product MPRILITGCSSGFGLAIAQTFVSAGWDVVATMRTPQTDLMPHSEKLKILALDVTSADSITKAVEAAGPIDALVNNAGVGMLNVLEGAEMPKIRELFETNVFGAMAMTKAVLPQMRIRRSGVIVNVSSSVTIKPLAALSVYSASKAALNAFTESLALETALFGVRAKLVLPGSAPTTGFGKNAVARMGMDIPEPYSAFVHDYLTTLRSGTEFTTPDDVADAVWRAVTEPDAPMKTPAGADAKTWFREAGHSLA; this is encoded by the coding sequence ATGCCAAGGATTCTCATCACCGGTTGCTCGTCCGGTTTCGGTCTCGCCATCGCGCAGACATTTGTGAGCGCAGGATGGGACGTGGTCGCGACCATGCGTACTCCGCAGACCGATCTGATGCCCCATAGCGAAAAACTTAAGATACTGGCGCTGGACGTGACCAGCGCCGACAGCATCACGAAGGCGGTCGAAGCGGCCGGGCCGATCGATGCTCTTGTCAACAATGCCGGCGTCGGCATGCTCAATGTACTAGAAGGCGCCGAGATGCCGAAAATCCGCGAACTGTTCGAAACGAACGTGTTCGGCGCGATGGCGATGACCAAAGCCGTTCTTCCGCAGATGCGTATCCGTCGGTCGGGCGTTATCGTGAACGTCAGCTCCAGCGTCACCATCAAGCCGCTGGCCGCACTCTCTGTCTACAGTGCCAGCAAGGCAGCGCTGAACGCTTTCACGGAAAGTCTCGCTCTGGAGACCGCTCTGTTCGGCGTGCGTGCGAAGCTTGTTCTGCCGGGTTCGGCGCCGACGACCGGGTTCGGCAAAAATGCCGTCGCACGTATGGGAATGGATATTCCCGAGCCATACAGCGCATTCGTCCACGACTACCTGACAACACTGCGTTCCGGCACAGAATTCACGACGCCGGATGATGTCGCAGACGCCGTCTGGCGCGCCGTGACGGAACCGGATGCACCGATGAAAACGCCCGCCGGCGCCGATGCGAAAACCTGGTTCCGCGAGGCAGGCCACTCGCTGGCCTGA
- a CDS encoding alpha/beta hydrolase family protein, whose protein sequence is MNNLIDLAKHIPTPEATLTVAYTPIRLPMVGRQPLELRLTAPATGGNLPIVLLSHGFGPSNYIPSKDGYAPLAQFWAERGFAVIQPTHASSLVGGLPSDSPGAPFFWRERVEEIKAILNQLPEVERQAPAVAGRMDHSRIGAAGHSFGGHTVGLLLGAQLNGEDFSDPRISAGILLTTPGRGGKDMTEEKAARFPFFDVDFSPLTTRSLVVCGDTDNPHFTTRGPEWHADAFHDAPGAEALLTMHGVGHGLGGIAGFDAKETEIEAPDVLEATKRLTLAWLQTVLRADVGAWPGACLALEGEAAPLADVTQGQN, encoded by the coding sequence GTGAACAACCTGATCGATCTCGCCAAACATATTCCCACGCCTGAGGCGACGCTCACTGTGGCCTATACCCCAATCCGTTTGCCGATGGTCGGCCGCCAACCGCTGGAACTGCGTCTGACCGCGCCCGCGACCGGCGGCAACCTTCCCATCGTGCTGCTGTCGCATGGGTTCGGCCCCTCCAACTACATCCCGTCAAAAGACGGTTACGCTCCGCTGGCCCAGTTCTGGGCGGAACGGGGTTTCGCGGTTATCCAGCCGACGCATGCGAGTTCGCTCGTCGGTGGCTTGCCTTCGGATTCCCCCGGCGCGCCGTTCTTCTGGCGCGAGCGCGTCGAGGAGATAAAGGCGATCCTCAACCAACTACCCGAGGTTGAACGGCAGGCGCCCGCCGTTGCGGGCCGGATGGATCATTCGCGCATCGGCGCGGCCGGCCATTCTTTCGGTGGGCACACCGTCGGGCTCCTGCTAGGCGCGCAGCTGAATGGTGAGGATTTCTCCGATCCGCGTATCTCAGCAGGCATTCTACTGACGACTCCGGGGCGAGGCGGCAAGGATATGACCGAGGAGAAAGCTGCCCGGTTTCCGTTCTTCGACGTTGATTTTTCGCCGCTGACGACCCGCAGCCTTGTCGTCTGCGGTGATACGGACAATCCGCATTTCACAACGCGCGGCCCTGAATGGCATGCGGATGCGTTTCACGATGCGCCGGGCGCAGAGGCCCTGTTGACGATGCACGGCGTCGGACACGGGCTTGGCGGGATCGCCGGATTTGACGCAAAGGAAACAGAAATCGAGGCGCCCGATGTGCTGGAAGCAACAAAACGTCTGACGCTCGCTTGGCTTCAGACGGTGCTAAGAGCGGATGTAGGTGCATGGCCCGGCGCATGCCTTGCGCTCGAGGGTGAAGCCGCGCCGCTTGCGGATGTCACACAAGGCCAGAACTAA
- a CDS encoding IS110 family RNA-guided transposase, with protein sequence MSQDGVYAAGTPQRELGAIFTSIELSKKTWLLTSMSPGAGEKMSRHIIAGGDITGLFAQLTMLRRRAYDRTGSDYPFVIIQEAGLDGFWVHRALTAEGYESHVVDAASIATSRRKRRVKTDRLDGESLIRALLAFKRGEPRVCSMLRVPTPDEEDRRRIVRERKVLMEERIRHSNRIKGLLFSQGITGYDPLRRDRREQLETLRTGDGRALPLHMKRQVLREMTRMDLLIDQIKEVEAERDDMLAEERQSAREVVLLSKVVGIGPEFAAVLWGEGLFRRFDNRRQVAAYAGLAPTPWQSGSIDREQGIGKSGNPRLRSTLLEMAWLWLRHQPASTLSRWFNERVAQNGGRFKKVMITALARKLVVALWKYASAGVVIEGAVVRP encoded by the coding sequence ATGTCGCAGGATGGTGTTTATGCAGCAGGAACTCCCCAAAGAGAGCTCGGGGCGATTTTCACCTCGATCGAATTGAGCAAAAAGACGTGGCTACTGACCTCGATGTCACCCGGCGCCGGTGAGAAGATGTCTCGTCACATTATTGCCGGTGGCGATATCACCGGCCTTTTTGCCCAACTCACTATGTTGCGGCGAAGGGCGTACGACCGAACCGGCTCCGATTATCCGTTCGTCATTATACAGGAGGCCGGCCTCGATGGATTCTGGGTCCACCGCGCGCTGACGGCAGAGGGCTACGAGAGCCATGTCGTTGACGCGGCCTCCATTGCAACATCACGACGCAAGCGGCGGGTGAAGACCGATAGATTAGACGGCGAGAGTTTGATCCGAGCGTTGCTCGCCTTCAAGCGGGGAGAGCCGCGGGTCTGCTCGATGTTGCGCGTGCCGACCCCGGATGAAGAAGATCGCCGTCGCATCGTCCGGGAGCGGAAAGTTCTGATGGAAGAGCGTATTCGACACAGCAACCGTATCAAGGGTCTGCTCTTCTCGCAGGGGATCACTGGCTACGATCCCCTGCGACGTGATCGCCGCGAACAGTTGGAGACGCTTCGTACGGGCGATGGGCGAGCTTTGCCGCTACACATGAAACGGCAGGTCTTGCGCGAGATGACCCGCATGGACCTGCTGATCGACCAGATCAAGGAGGTTGAGGCAGAACGTGACGACATGCTTGCGGAGGAACGGCAGTCGGCTCGCGAAGTGGTATTGCTGTCGAAGGTCGTGGGTATCGGGCCAGAGTTTGCTGCAGTCCTTTGGGGTGAGGGCTTGTTTCGACGGTTCGACAATCGGCGGCAAGTCGCCGCCTACGCGGGGCTTGCGCCAACGCCTTGGCAGAGCGGATCGATTGACCGGGAGCAGGGCATTGGCAAGTCCGGGAACCCTCGGCTTAGATCGACCCTGTTGGAGATGGCCTGGCTTTGGTTGAGGCATCAGCCCGCCTCAACGCTCAGCCGTTGGTTCAATGAACGAGTCGCGCAAAATGGCGGCCGCTTCAAGAAGGTGATGATCACGGCACTGGCGCGCAAGCTGGTTGTGGCGTTGTGGAAATATGCCAGCGCGGGCGTCGTGATCGAGGGCGCGGTGGTCAGACCGTGA